The following are encoded together in the Carassius auratus strain Wakin unplaced genomic scaffold, ASM336829v1 scaf_tig00216425, whole genome shotgun sequence genome:
- the LOC113098153 gene encoding myb/SANT-like DNA-binding domain-containing protein 2 → MAAPSNADRSPDLSVPLKIPKTEVPSPESEDLSDSNQYHSNPSTPNRFSPLNVGISLSGGAGRSGSASASNSFTACRGMSWTPSETNALIAVWGNERLAEARMQQLEVAGTVFSGKAPGPAMYERVSRALSELGYERTPSQCRERMKTLRRCYSRVKEHGIGKRKSSYSFEQLEKVFGQGGWDSQSCQPVLINSSGLYQEMESDGSTMEDYSQEDWCNQDLSAAFNEGDLETEDSQLPKTRVLQIRLEPSEHAQRQEVMQNVMRILESVEVKWEHFQTWTDFSRLHLSNKLAIFGVGYNTRWREEIRYHYAEISSQVPLGKRLREYFNPEKAEGRVIMTKVQKMNWKNVYYKFLDITISEARCLELHMEVDWIPIAQTRAAGCSNGSQYLLPGGIPKTYGLYAIGYEEMSGSNSSPSTEDKSSPSQEEEETDHCENLEKDKRPSAKVTYSYLGIAEERTLQQCLFQHFQTSGKHYTRGEPSAVTRFLQDNCTGQTKEGILSGLHIYIKFIEVELDFLSAGSLVECLETAIGYSLKFNKKDAL, encoded by the exons ATGGCGGCCCCCAGTAACGCCGATCGTTCTCCTGATCTATCGGTGCCGCTGAAGATTCCCAAAACTGAGGTTCCTTCCCCGGAATCCGAGGATCTGAGTGACAGCAACCAATACCATTCCAACCCCTCCACCCCTAACAGATTCTCTCCTCTGAACGTCGGGATTTCGCTGTCTGGGGGCGCAGGCCGGAGTGGATCGGCCTCTGCCTCTAACAGCTTCACCGCTTGCCGAGGCATGTCATGGACGCCGTCTGAAACAAACGCGCTGATCGCCGTGTGGGGCAACGAGCGGCTGGCGGAGGCGCGGATGCAGCAGCTGGAGGTGGCCGGGACGGTGTTTTCTGGCAAGGCGCCGGGACCCGCGATGTACGAGCGGGTGTCCAGAGCGCTGTCAGAGCTGGGTTACGAACGGACCCCATCCCAGTGTCGAGAGAGGATGAAG ACGCTGAGACGTTGTTATAGCCGGGTAAAGGAACATGGCATTGGGAAGAGGAAGAGCAGTTACTCCTTCGAGCAGCTGGAGAAAGTGTTCGGGCAGGGCGGCTGGGACTCTCAAAGCTGTCAGCCTGTGCTGATCAACAGCAGCGGGCTCTACCAGGAGATGGAGTCAGACGGAAGCACTATGGAGGACTACTCTCAGGAAGACTGGTGTAATCAGGACCTTTCTGCTGCCTTCAATGAGGGAGACCTAGAAACAG AGGACAGCCAGCTTCCAAAAACCAGAGTTCTTCAGATACGACTGGAGCCATCTGAGCACGCTCA ACGCCAGGAAGTGATGCAGAATGTAATGCGTATCCTGGAATCAGTGGAGGTCAAATGGGAGCACTTCCAGACGTGGACTGACTTCTCCCGTCTCCACCTGTCAAACAAGCTGGCCATCTTCGGAGTGGGCTACAACACGCGGTGGCGAGAGGAGATCCGCTACCACTATGCAGAAATCAGCTCACAGGTTCCTCTGGGAAAACGACTGCGGGAATACTTCAACCCTGAGAAGGCCGAGGGCAGGGTTATCATGACCAAGGTGCAGAAGATGAACTGgaaaaatgtgtattataaattcCTAGACATCACTATTAGTGAAGCTCGCTGTTTGGAGCTCCACATGGAAGTGGACTGGATCCCGATCGCACAGACGAGGGCTGCAGGGTGCAGCAACGGCTCTCAGTACCTTCTGCCAGGGGGCATCCCAAAAACATATGGCCTGTATGCAATAGGCTATGAGGAGATGAGTGGATCCAATTCTTCGCCTAGCACAGAGGACAAGTCTTCCCCCTCACAGGAAGAAGAGGAGACGGACCATTGCGAGAATTTGGAGAAGGACAAGAGGCCATCAGCCAAAGTCACTTACAGTTACCTCGGCATTGCAGAGGAAAGGACGCTACAGCAGTGTCTCTTCCAGCACTTTCAAACTTCAGGCAAACACTACACCAGAGGGGAGCCTTCGGCTGTAACCAGGTTCCTGCAGGACAACTGCACCGGCCAGACCAAGGAGGGCATCCTCTCTGGATTACACATCTACATTAAGTTCATCGAGGTGGAGCTGGACTTTCTCTCTGCCGGGTCTTTAGTGGAATGTTTAGAGACTGCGATCGGTTATTCGTTAAAGTTTAACAAGAAGGATGCACTGTAG
- the LOC113098151 gene encoding endothelial cell-selective adhesion molecule-like → METLTSAKLHTCLAFLSFLCCIPGDLAQLQLPQKNVEVIKGKMVVLQASYTGVEIEKNTVVWNYMSSSTEMIISYVGGKLSYSTSQFAGRVGFMHNMPNTNLSLYINNTKASDSGKYMCQVIIPGITGHTGELTLDVKVPPSVPVCQVKGRPVLKGNITLACNSDDGKPAPQYKWTKTSPTSEVFFPPAQNETAGTLKLNNLSSNMSGKYMCTASNSAGAETCYINLEVITSTNAGMIAGVTVGCIVALILIILFLVFMWTRRKDTEEDLANEIKEDAQAPKRVSWAKSGTGSDIISKNGTLSSIHTSSYPRDTKNHHHYPHSDTASILTATGSTAGYRSQPPADASLERTLPGYNPTPPRGPSGPPSTNGGTPHYTSVTRPASAQPQIPRQPVLPTTVTAANISRMGGVPIMVPAQNQAGSLV, encoded by the exons ATGGAGACGCTAACTTCCGCGAAACTTCACACCTGCCTGGCTTTCTTATCATTTCTGTGCTGTATCCCAG GTGACCTTGCCCAACTTCAGCTGCCTCAGAAAAATGTAGAAGTGATCAAAGGGAAGATGGTAGTGCTGCAGGCTTCGTACACTGGTGTGGAGATTGAGAAAAATACTGTGGTTTGGAACTACATGTCCAGCAGCACAGAAATG ATTATCTCATATGTTGGTGGAAAATTAAGTTATAGCACTTCCCAGTTTGCAGGGCGAGTTGGTTTTATGCATAATATGCCCAACACCAACCTGTCCCTGTACATTAACAACACCAAAGCATCAGACTCAGGGAAGTACATGTGCCAGGTTATTATACCAGGCATCACAGGACATACTGGAGAGCTCACCCTTGATGTTAAAG TCCCTCCTTCGGTTCCAGTTTGTCAAGTTAAAGGAAGGCCTGTTCTTAAAGGGAACATCACTCTGGCTTGTAACTCTGATGATGGGAAACCTGCACCACAATACAAGTGGACCAAGACCAGCCCCACTTCAGAAGTCTTCTTCCCTCCCGCACAAA atGAAACAGCAGGAACATTAAAGCTGAACAATCTGAGCAGTAATATGTCAGGGAAATACATGTGCACTGCATCTAACTCTGCAGGAGCGGAGACGTGCTACATCAACCTGGAGGTCATCACAT CGACTAATGCTGGGATGATCGCTGGTGTCACAGTTGGTTGTATTGTGGCTCTCATCCTCATCATTCTCTTCCTCGTCTTCATGTGGACAAGACGGAAGGACACTGAGGAGGATTTAGCTAATGAAATCAA AGAGGATGCTCAGGCTCCCAAACGCGTCTCATGGGCCAAGAGTGGCACTGGATCTGACATCATCTCTAAAAACGGCACCCTGTCCTCCATTCACACCAGCTCTTACCCACGAGACACCAAGAACCACCACCATTACCCTCACTCCGACACCGCGTCCATCCTCACAGCCACGGGCAGCACAGCAGGCTACCGCTCGCAGCCTCCAGCAGACGCCAGCCTGGAGCGCACATTGCCAGGCTACAACCCCACCCCACCCCGTGGACCCTCGGGACCCCCCAGCACCAATGGGGGCACACCTCATTACACCTCAGTGACCCGGCCAGCCTCCGCTCAGCCTCAGATTCCTCGTCAGCCCGTGCTGCCCACCACTGTAACTGCTGCCAACATCTCCCGCATGGGAGGGGTACCCATTATGGTGCCAGCGCAAAACCAGGCTGGCTCTCTGGTGTAG
- the LOC113098154 gene encoding fasciculation and elongation protein zeta-1-like isoform X2 — MEPLLSTSCLIDTAVDLHGFHVLVLKIHEKEEDEMNEKNENVSCLSEEPLISADQVIEEIVEMMENSPDPGETEEEEEDDIAVSSSKSSPSLLEEIRMLSQASNNNCSYEGLRLMPSSALLDILCRMEAAIREYSEELVTQLARRDELEFEKEVKNTFITALMEVQNRQKEQRELSKRRRKDKAMSLQGPTRSEKTGSMPAKRFSMEGLSNILQTGIRQTFGTSGTERQYLNTVIPYEKKATPPSVDDLQMLTKILYAMKEDSEKVPTLLTDYILKAN, encoded by the exons ATGGAGCCATTACTCTCTACATCATGTCTTATTGACACGGCTGTGGATTTACATGGTTTTCATGTCTTGGTTTTAAAGATACATGAAAAAGAGGAGGATGAGATGAACGAGAAGAATGAAAATGTCAGTTGTTTGAGTGAAGAACCTCTTATTAGCGCTGATCAG GTGATTGAGGAGATCGTGGAGATGATGGAAAACTCACCAGATCCTGGAGagacagaggaagaggaggaagatgataTCGCTGTGTCTTCCTCTAAAAGTAGCCCCTCTCTGTTGGAGGAGATCCGCATGCTTTCTCAGGCCTCCAACAACAACTGCTCCTATGAAG GTCTGAGGCTGATGCCAAGCTCGGCACTGCTTGACATCTTGTGTCGGATGGAGGCGGCGATACGAGAGTATTCGGAGGAACTGGTGACCCAGCTGGCCCGGAGGGACGAGCTGGAGTTTGAGAAGGAGGTGAAGAACACCTTCATCACAGCTCTGATGGAGGTCCAGAACAGACAGAAGGAGCAAAGGGAGCTGAGCAAGCGCAGGCGTAAGGACAAGGCCATGAGTTTACAAGGACCGACGCGCTCCGAGAAGACCGGGAGCATGCCTGCAAAA cGCTTCAGTATGGAGGGTCTTTCCAACATCCTGCAGACAGGCATCAGGCAGACCTTTGGGACCTCAGGGACAGAAAGACAG TACCTAAACACAGTCATTCCGTATgagaaaaaagccactcctccATCTGTGGATGACTTGCAAATGCTCACAAAAA TTCTTTATGCCATGAAAGAAGACAGTGAGAAGGTCCCGACCCTCCTGACTGACTACATACTAAAAG CTAATTAA
- the LOC113098154 gene encoding fasciculation and elongation protein zeta-1-like isoform X1: MEPLLSTSCLIDTAVDLHGFHVLVLKIHEKEEDEMNEKNENVSCLSEEPLISADQVIEEIVEMMENSPDPGETEEEEEDDIAVSSSKSSPSLLEEIRMLSQASNNNCSYEGLRLMPSSALLDILCRMEAAIREYSEELVTQLARRDELEFEKEVKNTFITALMEVQNRQKEQRELSKRRRKDKAMSLQGPTRSEKTGSMPAKRFSMEGLSNILQTGIRQTFGTSGTERQYLNTVIPYEKKATPPSVDDLQMLTKILYAMKEDSEKVPTLLTDYILKVLCPT, encoded by the exons ATGGAGCCATTACTCTCTACATCATGTCTTATTGACACGGCTGTGGATTTACATGGTTTTCATGTCTTGGTTTTAAAGATACATGAAAAAGAGGAGGATGAGATGAACGAGAAGAATGAAAATGTCAGTTGTTTGAGTGAAGAACCTCTTATTAGCGCTGATCAG GTGATTGAGGAGATCGTGGAGATGATGGAAAACTCACCAGATCCTGGAGagacagaggaagaggaggaagatgataTCGCTGTGTCTTCCTCTAAAAGTAGCCCCTCTCTGTTGGAGGAGATCCGCATGCTTTCTCAGGCCTCCAACAACAACTGCTCCTATGAAG GTCTGAGGCTGATGCCAAGCTCGGCACTGCTTGACATCTTGTGTCGGATGGAGGCGGCGATACGAGAGTATTCGGAGGAACTGGTGACCCAGCTGGCCCGGAGGGACGAGCTGGAGTTTGAGAAGGAGGTGAAGAACACCTTCATCACAGCTCTGATGGAGGTCCAGAACAGACAGAAGGAGCAAAGGGAGCTGAGCAAGCGCAGGCGTAAGGACAAGGCCATGAGTTTACAAGGACCGACGCGCTCCGAGAAGACCGGGAGCATGCCTGCAAAA cGCTTCAGTATGGAGGGTCTTTCCAACATCCTGCAGACAGGCATCAGGCAGACCTTTGGGACCTCAGGGACAGAAAGACAG TACCTAAACACAGTCATTCCGTATgagaaaaaagccactcctccATCTGTGGATGACTTGCAAATGCTCACAAAAA TTCTTTATGCCATGAAAGAAGACAGTGAGAAGGTCCCGACCCTCCTGACTGACTACATACTAAAAG TTCTGTGTCCTACCTAA